From Plutella xylostella chromosome 23, ilPluXylo3.1, whole genome shotgun sequence:
CTTCATCCCGTAACTTATGGTTCGGAGTTGGTACTCTCGCAATGATTCATGGGGGCTGTCTCTCCAGACAATCTTTTGCAGAACTTGATCTTCCTCGTGGACCCATATCTGCCTAAACATTTTCTCTATATCAGCGGTGAAGGCTACCTTGTACAGTCTCCACCCCAATATAAGTGACAAGAGGTCCTTTTGTAAGTTAGGGCCCGCGTACATACAGTCATTCAGACTTATTCCGGTTGAGGTGGTTCCAGATGCATTGAAGACCACACGGACTGCAGAAGTGGTGGACTCTTCGCGTACCACACTGTGGTGGGGTAAGTAGTAGTCTGGCTTCATCGTATGGTCACCGGAAGTGCATGGTTTCATATGACCCAAATCTTGATATTGGTGCATGAATGCCTTGTATTCTTTTTCTATGTATTTATCCTTGTTGAATTTTCTTTCCATTTGGAGAAATTGAGCTACAGCCTTGTTTTTTGACTGACCCAACTGATGTATGTTTGATTTTAGGGGTAATCTAACTTGATATTTTCCGTCTTCCAACCTTGTTGTGGTTGACTTGTATAATTCGACGCATTTAATCTCTTCCGCCGAATATGAAGAGTTCTCTGAGATATCTTCAATTTGCCAAAATGATTGAATATCGtcaatattatttagaacGACATTGCATTGCAGAAATTGCACCTTCCCACATAATATCCAGCCGAGCCTTGTTTGTTGTGCAACGGGCGTCATGTTACCGACTTTATAAATACCTTCTTGTATTATGTTTGAATAGACTTCGGCGCCGAGTAAAATATCAATCGGCTTGCTTAAATTGTAATCAGGATCGGCCAATTTCATCTCTTGTGAAAATTCCCATGATGGTTTTTCAAATGAATGGTTCGGTAGGTTTCTTGTTAAACTTTTCATGATATAAACGTCGGTGTCAAACGTGAAATTCTCCGTTAATGAGCTACAGCTGATTGTTATCATTCCAGTGCAGGTGTTGTCCTTGGTGCCAACTCCTGTTATCACACCCTTACACTTGCGGCGTTTCAGACCAAGTAGTTGCACTGCTCTTTCCGTGATAAGCGATACTTGTGAACCCTGGTCTATAAGGGCCCGTATAGTGTGGTATTGACCATTCAACCCTTGCACCTTGATAAGGGCGGTAGTAAGGAGAACCTCTGGGGTAGTTTGCTGTTTCGCCACATGAGAGGCGCCGCTTCGTTCCTTGTTTTGAGCGTGTGTTGTTGACGAGTCATTTGGTGTCATATTGTTATTCTTCGAATATGCGGCATGTAATATTGTATTATGATATCCGTTGCAATCGCGGCATCTCTTTGTTGAAGTGCAAGGTTTTCCGTGGTGATTGAATAGGCAATTGCAACATAAATTGTTTCTTGTTACGAACTGGCGTTTTTGTGTCGGTGTAAATTCTAAGAATTCCTTGCAAAAATAAATTCCATGCTCCGGGCTGTTACAGACGACGCATTTCAACTTGAATATGTTTGAACTTGATGATTGTGCAGTAGCCTTGTTGCTTGAATAATAGCGCTTCAAATTGCTTGGCGGTTTTTCGTATCTGTTTGGTGCGGCCGCACTTGTACTTGGCCTCTGCTGTTCTTGTTTTCGACGAGCAGACTCCATGGTGATGAACTTGTTCTCCATGAAACTGAGGAAATCACCGATAGATGGTAGTTCTCGGGGGTCGCTCAGGGATTCTAGGTAGTCGCTGTGCGTTTCGGAATCTAACTTCTGCACTAGAAGGTGAACGAGAATAGGGTCCCATGTATCAATGTTCACTCCAAGGTTCTTGATAGCGTTTAGACACTCGGTGGTGACGTCATGTATTCGTTTAATGTGGCTTGACGTGGCTTGCTGCATGACCGGGATATTCATCATGGTGTTCATGTGggtggtgaaaattattttcttgttgttgtatCTGTGATTTAATATTTCCCAACTTGTAAGATAATTTTCTGAGCTAATTTGGAGATGTTGGATCATGCGTTCAGCCTCTCCTTTAAGTTTGCTCTTCAGAAATTGAAGTTTTTGGGCATTTGATAAACCTGGGTTATTGTGAATAGCCTCGgtaaataaatctttaaatGGTATCCACTGTTGAAACGTACCATTAAATATAGGAATGTCGAGTTGTGGAGTGCTTTTCTCCCTGTGGGCCACCGACCATAGCTTGCTGTTAATGGTCTTCTTGAtctgtatatatgtattttcatGTTCTGTGAACTTGGCTTCATACTGCTGGTTGGATCCTTCAAGTTCGCTGTCTAACTCCCAGTGAAGGGCGTCTATTGCCATCCAGCGTGTTTGCAGAGTTTTGAGGGAGTCTTCGAATTCCCATTTTTCATTCATGGTTTCCACACAAATGTTCGAGACTGATCTTGTAAATGCTTTAAAATTGCTGAGCTGCTTTTTCAGCAATTCGTCTAACTTGCTCTTGTTGCCAGAGCTCTTGAGCTCAACTGTTTGTTGGCTTGATGGTTGGCCTGAAGACTTACTTGATATAGCTCCAGGTTGAGTAGAATATTTTGTGCTTGTCTGACCTGGTCCTCCATATTCTGCTTGACTTGGTTGGACGGGCGCAGGCGTAGGCTTGTTTCCTGTAACACTTGACTGTTCCAGCAGCTCCCTGGCATGCAAGTAGAGCTTCTTCGTTTCACCGTAAAAGTCACCGCGGAAGTAATCAATTTCTTGTAGGGGGTAACTTTTTACCAGTTTGGTATGATTGGCTGTGTAATCAGACCAATACAGTTCTAAATTCTCCAGGCGTCTCTTGATATAGTCTGCTGTTTTGCGATCTTGTTTATCCTTCTTGAAATTTATGATAATTTTTCCAATTCCATCTTGTAATTGGGCTTGATTTTGCAGTACTGCTTCCATTTCTTGGTCCATGATTTTACTTGATGAATATATTATGCGATAAAATTCTTACTTCTGAATCTTCGCCTTGATAAACTTGATAGGTACCTTATTGTTTATTGATATATGTATATGCGCTGCTTGATTACGCTGTCTTGATAATTCGACGTAGGACTTGATTCCTTAGCTTGCTGTGTTCATGAAATTCAGTGCTCAATGCGTTCCGCGTGATATGTGCGCACTCTCAATCCAATCGGGGGATCCCGCTGGTGGGAAGCCGACGGAACCGATTCGCTACCACACAAAACTCACTAAAACACCAAAAGTCGCTTTCGAAGGACCATAAAGATGTACGGTTCCCTTGTTAGCTCCGCACTGTCTTTAGCTGATAGGGTATTGATGTAAACCAAACTTGATTCTTGAtagatttattaactttcacagtcgtaattatattataatgatataTTGATATATGCGATCGCACGCTAGCGTGGTGATATGAGTACTGAGTTGAATTacaataaagtaagtaaacgCTGACGCGGCAAACATGTACGGTCGGTTCCGTACAGGTAGTATTGGACACATTTTCATCGTTCAATTTGCTGCCATGTATTATATGTTTGAGTCGTtcgtttattaaatttaatctgCTCTTTGTCATACATATGAGAGAACATAATATACACATCTCAAGATcgtgaaagaaatatgcagGCCACACTAGAGCCCAATGAAAGCTAGCTGTTAAAAAAAGGCACTCACTAACATGATACAAAGTGTGgctaataaatacaattgaaATAATCATGACATTTTGCTTAAAGCATTGGCAGTagaaattattgtttgtattaatatttaagaGCGTATCAATCTCTTTGAATGCGAcataaatttccaaattacaattacaatgaACGAAATGATTTAAGTTAACGAAAATAATGTAACCAACTATGAAGACGATGCTGGGGAAAAATGAGACTTTGTAAACCCAGCTATCGTTTCCGTCGCCGACTTTGTGAATGTTATTGACGAtataaattgtaattattGTGAAGTAAAACGATGTAGCAAACACTCCCAGCAGTTTGAATTTGGTTTTCGTAGGTCCAACCTCTCCGTTAGTCTTGCTGATCCTGCTGACACAAAATAAGCACTCTGCAAATATGGCTGGTTgcattgcaaaaaaaacatctttgattttttttgcttttgaTACCTTTGTCCTTCCTATTCGTTTATTGTCATCGTCAACCATGGCAAGAGTTTTCAAAACGGTTAACGTAAACGGTTAACggtaaagtttaaaaataatgaacacTTGCGTGGATTTTACTCCAGttggttttaatttttccaCTTTCCAATTTGTAAACCCTTGTTTAGTATCAACCAATAACGTTACCGAGTGCCTATTCTGACTTTGAATCATAATCATGAAGATTAATATTCTTTAATACATAAATGATTACTTGCCCCACTGTATTAAATCAtacaaatgtacttattacttaattcAATTAGAGAGTAAATAAATAGCTGACCCAAAAATACTGTCAGCAATTTCTTGtttgcttttatttattaaataatgtttgctttgcattaaaaactgttttggtacaattaggtaggtacataaacaacacatttttttatcggCATAACGGTACACGCATGTCATGTCATGCATGCCTCATAGTATCGAGGAAAACAGAgattccattttatttttaacaccTTATCCTCGGTAATCCAGACCCACGCTTCCGATTCGGCAACGAAAGTCACATAATaccttattaatatttttcaaataagtTGATTTAGTACCTAGTAAAATTTTGGTGTATATTATTTAAGACCTTCGTAACCAAGTCGCCTGCGGGGTCCGGTCGGAACAATATAAAAGGGTTGTGTAAAAATTCTTACTTGTAAATTCCTACTTCTGACAATCCGGACAGGATGTCCGCCAAGGGCCGTCAGTCTACATTAGCTAGGGGCCTACAAaagatacactcacgggcaatgaaaaagttccactcataAAATGCTGACACCAACAgaccaatttttttaaacttttaatttaaaatttgaacaaaatattgccgtttttagttttttatatcctgatgctctattaaatttatgtacttcaatgttgcagaaggcgtcattaagctaacTTTTCTAGTGTAGGAGAAtgttggtgcttttctcagtggaacattttcattgcccatgagtgtattatacaatttatagatcttatcttagtacctacttactttgttAATATCCgattattttaagtaattatgttataactaaatatttgtttaaattaaacaacaGCACTGAACATCAGAATTTTATTGCAATGTaatattaaagttaaatacatgCGCCGTGCAAAATCTTAATTACCTATATCTAAGTAAGATAATACAAACGCTaacataagaaaaaaatacgtcAATTTGAAACATTCAAATAAAGTGTGTAATTTGCagcataaatattaaataagtgGTACAGAGATTGACAAAATTCAACAACAACCCAACATCGATTCGAaacattttatacataaatatgtgtaATGGCCACACATCTACTAATTCATTAAATGATTTCGCTTCATTGCGAATAGTATCAGGAGTGGTGTAATCTATAATTATCTCATTcaacaaaacttttatcttcTTTTGTGTCCACGGCAACCAGTTACTAACAAGGCAAACAACAACAATAGGATACAATTCTAGAATTATCCAAATAAGTTGGTTTATTAaggttattgttttgtaaacaTGGATACCTGGTCTGGAGTAATATAAAACTGACCAAATAGAAGTAATAACATAAGAAAATGCACCCATgaaaccaaaaaatatgttCAAGTTGAAATCGTCATTGATGAGACTGCATAGTTCACCGATTGAGTTGTATACTGTAGCCAGTTCACTTATTTTCAGCTTTTTACTTAGTATAGGGTCAAatctattaaatttaattccaTTTAATGAAGAATCAGCTTTTCTTAATCGGTGTACATTGATACATTTAGCAATATGTAGGTTTATTATATCTAATCGCTTCTTAatcataaatataagtatacaaaAGAATGCTTTTTCTatatcttgaaaaaaatatactcccCATATGATAGCAAAATTAGCGCTGTCTAGTGTTACCTCGATTATGTGGTAAATGGAATGACTGATAAAAAGTATTATCAAAATAAGAAAATGTTGCCGGCGAGAGGTCCTGTAAAAATCtctattaaaatgtatgtttaaaTCCTTATCGATCTTTTTGAATCTTAAATACATTTGCATGTTACGATTACCCGatatgaaattgttattaataacaaacatAACGTATCCAATTACAATAGTGACAGTTGGTGTGAAGTGCATGTCGTAGATCATATCCAATCCGACATCGTTGCTGTGAATCTCTACtaaaatgtacataagtattatttgAACTATTACGTAGATTATCCCGAATACCTTGAAATAAATGTTGGCTGTTTTTATTTCTCCTTTGCGTTTAAATAATCTGCCAACAGCAAAGAGGTATTCAATGAACATGACTGGTTGGATGGTGTGAAACACATCGAGGCCGGTAGCGTCTGCCATGGCAGAGTCTCAATATGAACCAAATTTTACTACGAACGTATCAACACcgtaaattaaatttcataaataatgtacttaggtacatcAAACAtctaccttatgaaaataaaaagtggccaagtgcgagtcagACTGGCGCATGAAAGGGTCCGTAtcattaacaataattaacagtaattaggtatgtacctacactaAAAATATCATTGTGAACCGTACATTTAAATTTCAACTCGATATCTCCACGGGATAAAGGGTTTTCCTTGGCAGCCACATGAACggttttaaacttttttagtacGGAAGTCCAAATAAATGATGCATtagagtaattaattatatgtgTGGGTCCACCAACGAAATATAActttttatcaatattattgtatatctACTACCAACGTCAAGCAAATTCtattaattaggtacagtcagctgcataagtagctgtacacttttgtatcttgtcaaactcacaaactgcctattaaaacattgtccgtttgttatgtagctagtttgacaaggaacaaaaggtataagtacctacttatgcagctgaccgtacctacatatacacATTCTAGAATAAATGTTTCATCATTTGAATTGAAACGACCAGGTAGGTTGTGCAGATACTGATAAATTTCAAGATTAGGGTCACGTCTACTGACACCATGTCATATACAATGAACTCCAGAGGCCAAGCATCCGTTAATTCCATGAAGGACTTGGCTTGAGCTCTAACTTCTCTTGTGAGACTGTAGTCCATAATAATCTCATTCAATAAGATTTTAGTCTTCTTTCGAGTGTTTCTAAGTACCTCACATGCAATACTCATAGATGATATAGTGCAGATCCCGCTAAATGTCCAAGTAGCACTAATCACTAGACTACCTGTTACAGATTCACGAAGCTTTCTCGAATAGTAAAGTGTCGTCCAAACCGTAACGACAACATTACTAAATGCGCAAACAAGAGCCATGAACATACTGAAATTAAACACTTTATTCATTAAACTACAGGTTTCACCAATTAAATTGTACATGGCTGCTAACTCCTTTATCTCAACTTTTCTGTTAATTACTGGATTAGAAATGAAACTTACTTTACTAATGGTGAACAGTTTGCACTTTCTGATATCGtgtttatgatatattttttctagaaGATTATTTACTATATCCAATCTAGTCTttacaatacataataatcTGCAGAGAAATACCACTTCTAGATCTTGGAAAAGGTAAAATGGCCAGGTTATGAATCTATTAACTGATTCCCACTCCATCATGCACtcattaaaatgaaatataatatgacATGAAAAAAGGACAGACAAAAATAGATAGGAATAAGATCTAGCCCTCCTGTAAAACGATTCGTTCATATTtatgtgaaaatatttatcaatTACAATTAATATAGACACTATTGAAGCATTGACTTCACTGCATTTGAATGAGGTGATATTAACGACCACTAGGTATTCAAAAATTACCAAGAAACTTGGTATATTGTCTATAATGTTAACCACACCTTGTTCTGTTGAAAGTGTAAAAGAGTTCGAAAACTGAAAAAGTAGGACAATGAAAATGGATGATACTAAAATTCCGACCACTTTCGCTTTGACATCTGCTTTTATAATGTCCTCTCCAATCACTTTGTATCGACACATAGCAAATGCTTTTTCTATGCTCATAATAGGTTGCAGAGTACTTACAACACTTGGTgatatttttggttttgatTTTGTATTGGCTTCGTTGTGGGTAACTACGACTTCCATGATGAAAACcactagatttttttttatattaacacAACAAGTTTTTAAACGTtgagttttttaaaaacatttataaataatcaatatattttgttgaaaGCCAGCAACGTTCCACGCGCGGTCATGTCAATGAAGTAATTGATTAATTTCTTGGTAGGTACTACCATAAGTTTAAACAGTCCATTAATCTTGTAACTACTTATTGATCATTTAGGCACTATAATCAAATATCAACCATACTGAAATTTAATCCCACTATTGAATCTTTAACAACATGACTGTATGCTCGTTTGTTTTACGGAAATCTcatgaaattaaattgaagTAGAAGTTCAGCTGAATATATAAAGAGGTTTTTCTGCTTAGACGACAGTAATGGTCATTTACGTATTCGTAAAGTGAGAAATCTGTATAATAATGATCATATACGTTGTACACACACTGGAAAACTTCAAGATGAGTTGTAAATCAATAGCGAACATATCGTAGACGTACATTTCCAGCGGCCATGCTTCTACCAACTGCATGAAGGTCTTCGCTTGTGATCTGAAAGCTTTAGGAAAACTTGATTCCATTATAATGTCGTTAACCAAAACTTGCGTTTCTCTTCTGCGCGTTGTGAGTTTGTCACACACGATTCCTAGAAAACAAATAGGCATCATCCCACTGACTATCCAAATTGTCATCATCACTATTGATTCAGAGATATCTTGCTTCTGCCGGTAGTAATATACAGTAGTCCATATTGCAATGACCACGTAAGCGAAGGTCGTTATCAGTGTCATTAAAATCTGATAATTGGATACCCCGTTGATAGAAGTGCAGATTTCACCAATAGCGTCGTACGATATAGCCAAATCTCttattggtatttttctcGTTGAGTCTGTCCGATTTTTCTTTCCTTTGTTCTGTTCTGTTatggtaaaaatatttgtattgtttttctcCTTTATTAACTTTTCCAGGTATTCGTTTATTACACTGAGTCTACTAGCAGTGTTTAGCACCAACATGCAAGATATAAGTACTTCAAGATCTTGATAGAAATAAAGTACCAATTTCAAAatcataacaaaaatattatcaggTGTGAACACACTTTCGAATGAATTACATACTGTGTGAACAAGAAGCagtaacaacaaaaacgtGATTGCCTGTTTCTTAGCCCTGACGTGAAAGCTTCTATTCATATTGATGTGTAATAATTTGTCGATTTTATCAAACGTttcaaatatatgtatattaaattGGGATTGGAAGTTTATTGCAAAATTGTTATAATAAGCATATTCTATTACAACAATAACACTTGGTATATCATCGACATACTGTAGTAGGTCCATATCCTTAtgaaagtatattatgtaacagAACATAAGAAAAATTACAGCAGTAGTGGTAAACACATACAATCTTTGAAAATTGTTCACGGGCACAACTTTACCATCTTGAACACGAAATCTCCAATCGCCCAGTATTTTTCCTAAAATTAAGATCGGATTTAACGCATGGATTAAACCAAACGATTGTTTGTCATCAAGTTTAGGGCCATCTTTACGGTCATTGATAATATTGTTCATATTTGGAACGGTAATTTAATTCCTTTATTCAGTAAGCACAACAATGATGATCCAGTCGTTTCTTTCATGGGCTTCTTCCCAGGAGATATCGACCGCACaacaataatgttttataactCTTTCGGCTCTTTCCAGGTTCTTATACAAACAAAGTCTGTTTTTGAGGCTGACaaaggctaatttttattcagttttaatATCATGTGTGTGTATGATAAATGAGCTTTTTCTTTATCtacttttatttcaaattcaatttatatttatatatctgCTTTCATCGCAGTAGATAAGGCTTACTACTTATGATTAATTATTAAGAGTGCTTGAAAATACGTCAGGGTGCAAATGGAGAAATGTGCTTAGGCTTAATTAAGtggaaaataatttatgtatcgGTATGGAATTAAACTTGGATGTTCGTAGAcattctgtttttatttttctaaattatttgACAAGTAGGCATATGGGCTAAACAGGGCTAAACCTTATACCTactgggtgttgcaaaagtgataaGATACTAATCCGAAAGAGGGGCGACTTTAGGGAGCCAATTTCCATAGGTCTTAGAACAAAATTTGCTCAGATTGACCCCTGAGTCCCCTTTGGCTTACACTTTTGCAATTAATTTTCATTTACATCAAACGTTTTGACTACCTTAagcttataattttattatgatcttaccaccaaaatattttaacagtcTCAACGGTGACCATTTTTTGTGACCATTAGGTATTAGTAAAGTGAGAAATCTGTATAATAATGATCATATACGTCGTACACACACTGGAAAACTTCAAGATGAGCTGTTTATCAATAGCAAACATATCGTAGACGTACATTTCCAGCGGCCATGCTTCTATCAACTGCATGAACGTCTGCGCTTGTAATCTGAAAGCTTTAGGAAGACTTGATTCCATTATAATTTCGTTGACCAAAACTTGTGTTTCTCTTCTAGTCGTTATGAGTCTGTCACAAACGATTCCTAGAAAACAAATTGGCATCATCCCACTGACTATCCACACTGTGATTGTCGCTATTGTTTCAGATATATCTTGTTTCTGCCGGTATTGATATACAGTGGTCCATATTGCAATGATTACGAAAGAGAAGGTCGTTATTAGTTTCATGAAAATTTCATAGTTTGATACCCCGTTAATAGAACTGCAGATTTCGCCAATAGCATCGTACGTTATAGCCAAATCTCTTATTGGTATTTTTCTTGTTGAGTCGGTTTGATTTTTCCTTACTTTGTTGTGTTCTTTTAtggtaaaaatatatgtattgttTTTCTCCTTTGTAAACTTTCCCAAGTGTTCGTTTATTGCACTGAGTCTACTAATAGTGTTTAGAACCAATATGCAAGTCATAATAACCTCAAGATCTTGGTACAAATAAAGGATCAATTTCAAACTCATGACAAAATATACCATCGGGTGTAAACACATATTCGAATGAATGACTTATAGCATGAACTAGAAGCAACGATAAAAAACTGGTGATTGCCTGTTTCTTAGCCCTTTCGTGAAAACTTCTATTCATATTAATGTATAACAATTTGTCAATTTTATCAAAAGTTTCAAATATCTGTATATTGGATTGGGATAGGAAGTTTATTGCAAAATTGTTATAATAAGCATATTCTATCATAACAGTAACGCTTGGTATATCATCGACATACTGTAGTAGGTCCAAATCCTTATGAAAGTACATAACGTAGCTGAACATAAGGAAAATGATAGCAGTCGTAGTCAATACATATAATCTTTGAAAATTGTTAACTGGAACAATTTTACCGGCTTCAACACGAAATCTCCATACGCCCATAATTTTTTC
This genomic window contains:
- the LOC125490416 gene encoding uncharacterized protein LOC125490416, with the translated sequence MADATGLDVFHTIQPVMFIEYLFAVGRLFKRKGEIKTANIYFKVFGIIYVIVQIILMYILVEIHSNDVGLDMIYDMHFTPTVTIVIGYVMFVINNNFISGNRNMQMYLRFKKIDKDLNIHFNRDFYRTSRRQHFLILIILFISHSIYHIIEVTLDSANFAIIWGVYFFQDIEKAFFCILIFMIKKRLDIINLHIAKCINVHRLRKADSSLNGIKFNRFDPILSKKLKISELATVYNSIGELCSLINDDFNLNIFFGFMGAFSYVITSIWSVLYYSRPGIHVYKTITLINQLIWIILELYPIVVVCLVSNWLPWTQKKIKVLLNEIIIDYTTPDTIRNEAKSFNELVDVWPLHIFMYKMFRIDVGLLLNFVNLCTTYLIFMLQITHFI
- the LOC125490417 gene encoding uncharacterized protein LOC125490417, with the translated sequence MEWESVNRFITWPFYLFQDLEVVFLCRLLCIVKTRLDIVNNLLEKIYHKHDIRKCKLFTISKVSFISNPVINRKVEIKELAAMYNLIGETCSLMNKVFNFSMFMALVCAFSNVVVTVWTTLYYSRKLRESVTGSLVISATWTFSGICTISSMSIACEVLRNTRKKTKILLNEIIMDYSLTREVRAQAKSFMELTDAWPLEFIVYDMVSVDVTLILKFISICTTYLVVSIQMMKHLF
- the LOC125490418 gene encoding uncharacterized protein LOC125490418 — its product is MTCILVLNTISRLSAINEHLGKFTKEKNNTYIFTIKEHNKVRKNQTDSTRKIPIRDLAITYDAIGEICSSINGVSNYEIFMKLITTFSFVIIAIWTTVYQYRQKQDISETIATITVWIVSGMMPICFLGIVCDRLITTRRETQVLVNEIIMESSLPKAFRLQAQTFMQLIEAWPLEMYVYDMFAIDKQLILKFSSVCTTYMIIIIQISHFTNT